One Brassica napus cultivar Da-Ae chromosome A1, Da-Ae, whole genome shotgun sequence genomic region harbors:
- the BNAA01G08550D gene encoding FCS-Like Zinc finger 2, producing the protein MDSRKPYFIEEAEMDAGVSTPCYKNMNQYHPQSYYNYHQNSPRSAVVPGKFHYYRADNSYFGQQSLPHFLDSCSLCKKRLGDNRDIFMYRGDTPFCSEECREEQINKDEVKEKKRNLSSSVKAMRRNEKRSSSSSPTRSRDYALHTGTVVAA; encoded by the exons atggaCTCGAGAAAGCCTTATTTTATAGAAGAAGCTGAGATGGATGCTGGAGTTTCCACTCCCTGTTACAAAAACATGAATCAGTACCATCCCCAGAGCTATTACAATTACCATCAGAACTCACCTAGATCTGCTGTTGTTCCTGGAAAGTTCCATTATTATAGAGCCGACAATAGCTATTTCGGACAACAATCACTTCCTCACTTCTTGGACTCTTGTTCTCTCTGTAAGAAGCGTCTTGGTGACAACAGAGACATCTTTATGTACAG AGGAGACACACCGTTCTGTAGCGAAGAGTGTagagaagaacagataaataaAGACGAAGTGAAAGAGAAGAAACGTAATCTGTCTTCATCTGTGAAAGCTATGAGAAGAAATGAAAAGAgaagctcttcttcttctccaactaGATCTCGTGACTATGCTTTACACACTGGAACTGTTGTTGCTGCCTAG
- the LOC106414950 gene encoding coenzyme Q-binding protein COQ10 homolog, mitochondrial: MRPFMSGTRALFSLISCRNAIRSRGGIGERSFKSNRIGSLSGVVERCSSHGSMSNEDDARRFSLGTGRLIQRRHFLGCGDGEEGGGGELSKIYEERRVLGYSQEQLFNVVLAVDLYHGFVPWCQRSEVLKQYPDGSFDAELEIGFKFLVESYISHVEFERPKWIKTTARDTGLFDHLINLWQFKPGPIPGTCELSILVDFKFNSPLYRQVASMFLKEVATRLIGAFSDRCRLVYGPGVPVDENS; this comes from the exons ATGCGACCGTTTATGTCTGGCACGAGAGCTTTGTTCAGCCTAATATCATGTCGAAACGCAATCAGGAGTCGTGGCGGGATCGGTGAGAGGAGTTTTAAATCGAATCGAATTGGGTCTCTTTCGGGGGTAGTAGAGAGATGCTCATCACACGGGTCCATGTCCAATGAAGACGATGCTAGAAGATTCTCTCTCGGGACAGGGAGGTTAATTCAGAGACGGCATTTTCTGGGTTGCGGAGATGGGGAGGAAGGCGGTGGTGGTGAGTTATCCAAGATCTACGAAGAGCGTCGTGTCTTGGG GTATTCTCAGGAGCAATTGTTTAATGTAGTTCTAGCTGTAGACTTGTACCACGGCTTTGTTCCTTGGTGTCAACGCTCAGAGGTTCTTAAACAATATCCTGATGGCTCTTTTGACGCTGAACTGGAGATTGGTTTCAAGTTTCTCGTTGAGAGTTACATCTCCCATGTTGAATTCGAGAGACCCAAATGGATTAAG ACAACAGCGAGGGACACCGGCCTGTTTGACCATTTAATCAACCTCTGGCAATTTAAGCCAGGTCCCATTCCAGGAACCTGCGAGCTTTCTATCCTTGTCGATTTCAAATTCAACTCTCCTCTCTATCGCCAG gTGGCTTCGATGTTCTTAAAGGAGGTAGCAACAAGACTCATCGGGGCATTTAGTGACCGATGCCGACTTGTGTATGGTCCTGGAGTTCCAGTCGATGAAAACTCATGA
- the LOC106414678 gene encoding NAD-capped RNA hydrolase DXO1 isoform X2 — translation MDIPPMKNPMDDLFGEDSDNDSRSSRSKSSSSGNASSSSSSSSSGSASSSGASSSKGGDGDGGGADSSSSSDSGSSGGREDHGGDSYRSNDNVDSGSYPYEEEEDDERDLFGSDNEDYTKTPALSTYSIPVLPAGWSSDNNGGRGGTGRGRWGNGRGGAGLLPRPGPFPGGREGRGGFGGRYQNYQRDERFVSELKLSKSKETLSRKSTVFQEPCELTSYSRVEGGEVFFDERGLRLFKRHVSEDIGADLNQGYDTFIEKIDLGSEGFGDFLASIRAKNISLENIHFVTFRNNLNKILGAAYNRNEPWEMGVHKRNGTIYLDVHKLPERPQSDLDRRRCYWGYCFESLATEDPGRAYGEDIHHVDANVEFVSVVKTKLGAHRVLMGAEMDCCDETDEGRRIYIELKTSRELDDRTVERFEREKLLKFWIQSFVAGVPYILVGYRDDGGRLVRTERLRTKDIAHRARLKNYWQGGVCLAFADEVLCWLYGTVKENEDYTLQFVHPFMRLELLQAQSCPDAITNHVHLLQHPSSPPPPQ, via the exons ATGGATATACCGCCGATGAAAAACCCAATGGACGACTTGTTCGGCGAAGACTCCGACAACGACTCACGATCCTCGCGTTCGAAATCCTCCTCTTCCGGCAatgcttcttcctcctcctcctcctcctcgtctGGCTCAGCTTCCTCTTCCGGAGCTTCTTCCTCTAAAGGCGGAGATGGAGACGGTGGTGGTGCTGATTCCAGCAGCTCAAGCGATAGCGGAAGCAGCGGCGGGAGAGAAGACCACGGAGGTGATAGCTATAGGAGCAACGATAATGTAGATAGTGGAAGCTACCCTtacgaagaagaggaagatgatgagAGAGATCTTTTTGGGTCTGATAATGAAGACTACACTAAGACTCCTGCTTTAAGCACTTACTCAATCCCTG TTTTGCCTGCGGGATGGAGCAGTGACAACAACGGTGGGAGAGGAGGAACGGGACGTGGGCGTTGGGGAAATGGGAGAGGAGGAGCTGGGCTTCTTCCTCGCCCTGGGCCTTTCCCTGGAGGACGTGAAGGCCGCGGTGGGTTTGGTGGGAGATACCAGAATTATCAGCGTGATGAGCGGTTTGTTTCTGAGCTTAAACTTTCGAAAAGCAAAGAGACATTGTCTAGAAAATCCACCGTCTTTCAGGAG CCATGTGAGCTTACTAGCTACAGTCGTGTAGAAGGTGGAGAAGTGTTCTTTGATGAGCGAGGTTTG AGGCTTTTCAAGCGTCATGTTTCTGAAGACATTGGAGCGGATTTAAATCAAGGTTATGATACTTTTATTGAGAAAATAG ATCTGGGCTCTGAGGGCTTTGGTGACTTTCTTGCCAGCATTAGAGCAAAAAACATTTCGTTGGAGAACATTCATTTTGTG ACATTCCGTAATAATCTAAACAAG ATACTGGGTGCTGCTTATAACCGGAATGAACCGTGGGAGATGGGTGTGCATAAGAGGAACGGGACCATTTATCTTGATGTGCATAAGCTGCCTGAAAGGCCACAGAGTGACTTAGATCGCCGCAG ATGTTACTGGGGTTACTGTTTCGAAAGCCTAGCGACGGAAGATCCAGGAAGAGCTTATGGGGAAGATATACATCACGTGGATGCAAACGTTGAATTTGTATCTGTTGTCAAGACTAAACTCGGAGCTCACCGTGTTCTCATGGGTGCTGAAATGGATTGCTGTGACGAAACTGATGAAGGAAGGAGGATTTATATAGAGTTGAAAACATCTCGCGAG TTGGATGATCGTACCGTagagagatttgagagagaGAAGCTGCTTAAATTCTGG ATACAATCATTTGTAGCAGGAGTGCCATATATTCTCGTTGGATATAG AGACGATGGAGGGAGGCTAGTACGCACAGAGAGACTGAGAACAAAAGATATCGCACACAGAGCCAGACTGAAAAACTATTGGCAG GGAGGAGTGTGTTTGGCATTTGCTGATGAGGTTCTTTGCTGGCTTTACGGCACTGTTAAAGAGA ACGAAGATTACACACTACAGTTCGTGCATCCATTCATGAGGCTAGAGCTTCTTCAAGCTCAGTCTTGTCCTGACGCCATCACTAATCATGTTCACCTTCTTCAACATCcttcatcaccaccaccacctcagTAA
- the LOC106415185 gene encoding uncharacterized protein LOC106415185: protein MGEGEYFSGNDYTMVFWNMDDYPIPVGMDDFGSIRINIVEALERFGYHGEISIDVHCEQLECDVRDELSKARIYYLPEATKVYLTSTAVNKVCSLDMTAFLVRIALPQPPINIAVIAKPKAELVRVLKCLKSRGHTLMLIHPPDGEQLSFSVDTLLAHAHLGDSKEEEEDHPSQGEEEDHLSKGEEEDHLSKGEEDTSVGLGPYYYYCQYLSQKAEKEKEKEEEVEDPYKILDFLEPIRPTVKGAMTAVFWDAQYCPFPPGSTPDEIYHSIESALVERKFTNKTTIWAYLGDGDKNGSALLGDKTWASRIYFFSAGDKASRRIRMTNDICFWAHESSRQPVRESLFIVSDQFRGHLYYVELLHNLVPACLHLFCITPTQDINKPESPEWPGLFFDQGAYRLLLEISEIPAARCCSKKRKTDAGMLFMMEDEEETSGMESNK, encoded by the exons ATGGGCGAAGGCGAGTATTTCTCCG GGAATGATTATACAATGGTCTTCTGGAACATGGATGACTATCCAATCCCTGTTGGCATGGATGATTTTGGTTCTATACGTATCAATATCGTAGAAGCTCTTGAACGATTTGGATATCATGGAGAGATTAGTATCGATGTGCACTGTGAGCAACTCGAGTGCGACGTAAGGGATGAGTTAAGCAAGGCCAGAATCTATTACTTACCTGAGG CTACCAAGGTTTACCTGACTTCGACTGCTGTTAACAAAGTGTGTTCTCTGGATATGACTGCTTTTTTGGTTCGCATAGCGTTACCTCAACCTCCAATTAATATCGCAGTAATCGCAAAACCAAAAGCGGAGTTAGTTAGGGTTCTCAAGTGTTTGAAATCGAGGGGTCACACCCTTATGCTAATTCATCCGCCTGATGGTGAACAACTTAGCTTTAGTGTAGATACGTTGCTTGCTCATGCACATCTCGGTGatagcaaagaagaagaagaagatcatccCTCCCAGggcgaagaagaagatcatcTCTCCAAGggcgaagaagaagatcatcTCTCCAAGGGCGAAGAAGACACCTCTGTTGGACTTGGCCCCTACTACTACTACTGCCAATACCTCTCTCAGAAggctgaaaaagaaaaagaaaaagaagaagaagtagaagatCCCTACAAGATCTTAGATTTCCTCG AGCCTATCAGACCCACCGTCAAAGGGGCTATGACAGCCGTCTTCTGGGATGCTCAGTATTGCCCATTCCCTCCTGGTTCCACTCCTGATGAGATCTACCACTCTATCGAATCAGCTCTTGTGGAAAGGAAGTTTACTAATAAGACTACAATCTGGGCCTATCTTGGTGATGGTGACAAGAACGGTTCTGCCTTACTGGGTGACAAGACTTGGGCCTCCAGAATCTACTTTTTTTCCGCAG GGGATAAAGCCTCGAGACGTATTAGAATGACAAATGACATTTGTTTTTGGGCACATGAATCAAGTCGTCAACCAGTTCGTGAAAGTTTGTTCATAGTCTCTGATCAATTCAGAGGTCATCTCTACTACGTCGAGCTGCTTCACAATTTGGTGCCCGCATGTTTGCATCTTTTCTGCATAACTCCGACTCAGGACATCAATAAACCAGAAAGCCCTGAATGGCCAGGATTGTTTTTTGATCAAGGAGCATATCGTTTGCTGTTGGAAATAAGCGAAATCCCTGCTGCACGTTGTTGTTCCAAAAAGCGTAAAACCGATGCAGGAATGCTCTTTATGATGGAGGACGAAGAAGAAACAAGTGGCATGGAGTCTAACAAATGA
- the LOC106414678 gene encoding NAD-capped RNA hydrolase DXO1 isoform X1: protein MDIPPMKNPMDDLFGEDSDNDSRSSRSKSSSSGNASSSSSSSSSGSASSSGASSSKGGDGDGGGADSSSSSDSGSSGGREDHGGDSYRSNDNVDSGSYPYEEEEDDERDLFGSDNEDYTKTPALSTYSIPVLPAGWSSDNNGGRGGTGRGRWGNGRGGAGLLPRPGPFPGGREGRGGFGGRYQNYQRDERFVSELKLSKSKETLSRKSTVFQEPCELTSYSRVEGGEVFFDERGLRLFKRHVSEDIGADLNQGYDTFIEKIDLGSEGFGDFLASIRAKNISLENIHFVTFRNNLNKILGAAYNRNEPWEMGVHKRNGTIYLDVHKLPERPQSDLDRRRCYWGYCFESLATEDPGRAYGEDIHHVDANVEFVSVVKTKLGAHRVLMGAEMDCCDETDEGRRIYIELKTSRELDDRTVERFEREKLLKFWVSNDISRVFVSRCGFLETTMKLLLQIQSFVAGVPYILVGYRDDGGRLVRTERLRTKDIAHRARLKNYWQGGVCLAFADEVLCWLYGTVKENEDYTLQFVHPFMRLELLQAQSCPDAITNHVHLLQHPSSPPPPQ from the exons ATGGATATACCGCCGATGAAAAACCCAATGGACGACTTGTTCGGCGAAGACTCCGACAACGACTCACGATCCTCGCGTTCGAAATCCTCCTCTTCCGGCAatgcttcttcctcctcctcctcctcctcgtctGGCTCAGCTTCCTCTTCCGGAGCTTCTTCCTCTAAAGGCGGAGATGGAGACGGTGGTGGTGCTGATTCCAGCAGCTCAAGCGATAGCGGAAGCAGCGGCGGGAGAGAAGACCACGGAGGTGATAGCTATAGGAGCAACGATAATGTAGATAGTGGAAGCTACCCTtacgaagaagaggaagatgatgagAGAGATCTTTTTGGGTCTGATAATGAAGACTACACTAAGACTCCTGCTTTAAGCACTTACTCAATCCCTG TTTTGCCTGCGGGATGGAGCAGTGACAACAACGGTGGGAGAGGAGGAACGGGACGTGGGCGTTGGGGAAATGGGAGAGGAGGAGCTGGGCTTCTTCCTCGCCCTGGGCCTTTCCCTGGAGGACGTGAAGGCCGCGGTGGGTTTGGTGGGAGATACCAGAATTATCAGCGTGATGAGCGGTTTGTTTCTGAGCTTAAACTTTCGAAAAGCAAAGAGACATTGTCTAGAAAATCCACCGTCTTTCAGGAG CCATGTGAGCTTACTAGCTACAGTCGTGTAGAAGGTGGAGAAGTGTTCTTTGATGAGCGAGGTTTG AGGCTTTTCAAGCGTCATGTTTCTGAAGACATTGGAGCGGATTTAAATCAAGGTTATGATACTTTTATTGAGAAAATAG ATCTGGGCTCTGAGGGCTTTGGTGACTTTCTTGCCAGCATTAGAGCAAAAAACATTTCGTTGGAGAACATTCATTTTGTG ACATTCCGTAATAATCTAAACAAG ATACTGGGTGCTGCTTATAACCGGAATGAACCGTGGGAGATGGGTGTGCATAAGAGGAACGGGACCATTTATCTTGATGTGCATAAGCTGCCTGAAAGGCCACAGAGTGACTTAGATCGCCGCAG ATGTTACTGGGGTTACTGTTTCGAAAGCCTAGCGACGGAAGATCCAGGAAGAGCTTATGGGGAAGATATACATCACGTGGATGCAAACGTTGAATTTGTATCTGTTGTCAAGACTAAACTCGGAGCTCACCGTGTTCTCATGGGTGCTGAAATGGATTGCTGTGACGAAACTGATGAAGGAAGGAGGATTTATATAGAGTTGAAAACATCTCGCGAG TTGGATGATCGTACCGTagagagatttgagagagaGAAGCTGCTTAAATTCTGGGTAAGCAATGATATCTCACGAGTCTTTGTTTCTCGTTGTGGATTCTTAGAAACAACTATGAAACTATTGCTGCAGATACAATCATTTGTAGCAGGAGTGCCATATATTCTCGTTGGATATAG AGACGATGGAGGGAGGCTAGTACGCACAGAGAGACTGAGAACAAAAGATATCGCACACAGAGCCAGACTGAAAAACTATTGGCAG GGAGGAGTGTGTTTGGCATTTGCTGATGAGGTTCTTTGCTGGCTTTACGGCACTGTTAAAGAGA ACGAAGATTACACACTACAGTTCGTGCATCCATTCATGAGGCTAGAGCTTCTTCAAGCTCAGTCTTGTCCTGACGCCATCACTAATCATGTTCACCTTCTTCAACATCcttcatcaccaccaccacctcagTAA
- the LOC106414855 gene encoding casein kinase II subunit beta-2 isoform X1, with translation MYKERGTRGSKSEVVVVDQKRVNKAHDNHRASHSMSHAVNGKGKAVAIGKQLHDLNGRNSRPASLSKPAISDDVSDTDSEESEVSGSEGEDTSWVSWFCNLRGNEFFCEVDEDYIQDDFNLCGLNHQVPYYDYALDLILDVDFSQGERFTDEQNELVESAAEMLYGMIHARYILTSKGLASMLDKYKNYDFGRCPRVYCCGQPCLPVGQSDIPRSSTVKIYCPKCEDVYYPRSKYQGNIDGAYFGTTFPHLFLMTYGHLKPQKAAQSYVPRVFGFKLHKP, from the exons ATGTATAAGGAGAGGGGAACGCGTGGATCGAAGtcggaggtggtggtggtggatcaGAAACGCGTAAACAAGGCTCACGATAATCATCGAGCGTCGCATTCCATGTCTCACGCCGTCAACGGAAAGGGCAAGGCCGTCGCGATTGGGAAGCAATTGCATGACCTCAACGGTCGCAATTCTCGCCCTGCTTCCCTCTCCAAACCCGCCATTTCCGACG ATGTATCAGACACAGACAGCGAAGAATCTGAGGTCAGTGGTTCTGAAGGGGAGGACACCTCATGGGTATCTTGGTTCTGCAACTTGCGTGGGAACGAGTTCTTCTGCGAAGTTGATGAGGATTACATTCAGGATGACTTTAACTTGTGTGGCCTCAACCATCAAGTTCCCTACTACGACTATGCCCTTGATTTGATTTTGGATGTTGATTTTTCTCAGG gtGAGAGGTTTACAGATGAGCAGAATGAATTGGTGGAGTCAGCTGCAGAGATGCTATATGGGATGATTCATGCTCGTTACATTTTGACCAGCAAAGGCCTGGCTTCTATG TTAGACAAATACAAAAACTATGACTTTGGAAGATGCCCAAGAGTTTATTGTTGTGGCCAACCTTGTTTACCGGTCGGTCAGTCTGACATCCCTCGATCAAGCACCGTAAAGATATATTGCCCCAAATGTGAAGACGTTTATTACCCACGATCAAAATACCAAGGAA acataGATGGAGCATACTTTGGGACAACGTTTCCACATCTGTTCTTGATGACGTACGGGCATCTGAAGCCACAAAAGGCAGCGCAAAGCTACGTTCCAAGAGTTTTCGGGTTTAAGTTACACAAGCCGTGa
- the LOC106372952 gene encoding peroxidase 41-like, whose amino-acid sequence MIFTMSSFPPVIFLVLVFVPSILSAPVTSLTKDYYQETCPDFSKIVRETVTTTQGPQGRTAAGILRLFFHDCFLEGCDASVLIAKNALNKSERDDELNHSLTEETFDIVTRIKAALEESCPGVVSCADILAQSTHDVVTMIGGPSYEVKLGRKDGFESKAHKVRENLPLPNHTVDDMMSLFQKKGFTLKEMVALSGAHTIGISHCKDFISRVIGPQPDPDIEARYAEVLKSLCKDYTVNETRGSFLDPVTPDKFDNMYYKNLEKGMGLLASDHILFKDNSTRPFVELYAKDQTVFFEDFARAMEKLGMVGVKGDKDGEVRRRCDNLNKPNGSVAEPEKSFTGGNISFELNL is encoded by the coding sequence ATGATATTCACAATGTCATCGTTTCCTCCCGTTATCTTCCTCGTCCTAGTCTTTGTCCCTTCCATATTATCAGCACCGGTGACAAGTTTAACCAAAGACTATTACCAAGAAACGTGTCCTGATTTCAGTAAAATTGTTCGTGAAACCGTTACGACCACGCAAGGCCCGCAGGGGAGGACAGCTGCTGGAATACTCCGTCTCTTTTTCCACGATTGTTTCTTAGAAGGATGTGACGCGTCCGTACTAATCGCTAAAAATGCTTTAAACAAATCTGAACGCGATGATGAACTCAACCATTCTCTTACGGAAGAAACGTTTGATATCGTGACTCGCATCAAAGCAGCTCTTGAAGAGTCTTGTCCCGGTGTTGTGTCTTGCGCAGACATCTTGGCTCAGTCCACGCATGACGTTGTCACAATGATTGGTGGGCCTTCCTACGAAGTCAAGTTAGGTCGTAAAGATGGGTTTGAGTCGAAAGCTCATAAAGTTAGAGAAAACTTACCATTACCAAACCACACGGTCGACGATATGATGTCGTTATTTCAAAAGAAAGGTTTCACTCTAAAGGAGATGGTTGCACTAAGCGGCGCACACACTATCGGAATTTCTCACTGCAAAGATTTCATCAGCCGGGTCATTGGGCCACAGCCTGATCCAGATATCGAAGCACGATATGCTGAAGTTCTTAAAAGTCTATGCAAGGATTACACAGTGAATGAAACGAGGGGCTCGTTTCTTGATCCGGTGACGCCAGACAAATTCGATAATATGTATTACAAGAACTTGGAAAAAGGGATGGGACTGTTAGCTTCCGACCACATCTTGTTTAAAGATAATAGTACGAGACCGTTCGTGGAGTTGTATGCGAAAGACCAGACAGTTTTTTTCGAGGATTTTGCACGTGCCATGGAGAAACTAGGCATGGTCGGTGTTAAAGGCGACAAAGATGGAGAGGTGAGACGCAGATGTGATAACTTAAACAAACCTAACGGTTCAGTGGCGGAGCCAGAAAAAAGTTTTACCGGGGGCAATATAAGTTTTGAACTTAATTTATAA
- the LOC106414855 gene encoding casein kinase II subunit beta-2 isoform X2, producing MYKERGTRGSKSEVVVVDQKRVNKAHDNHRASHSMSHAVNGKGKAVAIGKQLHDLNGRNSRPASLSKPAISDDTDSEESEVSGSEGEDTSWVSWFCNLRGNEFFCEVDEDYIQDDFNLCGLNHQVPYYDYALDLILDVDFSQGERFTDEQNELVESAAEMLYGMIHARYILTSKGLASMLDKYKNYDFGRCPRVYCCGQPCLPVGQSDIPRSSTVKIYCPKCEDVYYPRSKYQGNIDGAYFGTTFPHLFLMTYGHLKPQKAAQSYVPRVFGFKLHKP from the exons ATGTATAAGGAGAGGGGAACGCGTGGATCGAAGtcggaggtggtggtggtggatcaGAAACGCGTAAACAAGGCTCACGATAATCATCGAGCGTCGCATTCCATGTCTCACGCCGTCAACGGAAAGGGCAAGGCCGTCGCGATTGGGAAGCAATTGCATGACCTCAACGGTCGCAATTCTCGCCCTGCTTCCCTCTCCAAACCCGCCATTTCCGACG ACACAGACAGCGAAGAATCTGAGGTCAGTGGTTCTGAAGGGGAGGACACCTCATGGGTATCTTGGTTCTGCAACTTGCGTGGGAACGAGTTCTTCTGCGAAGTTGATGAGGATTACATTCAGGATGACTTTAACTTGTGTGGCCTCAACCATCAAGTTCCCTACTACGACTATGCCCTTGATTTGATTTTGGATGTTGATTTTTCTCAGG gtGAGAGGTTTACAGATGAGCAGAATGAATTGGTGGAGTCAGCTGCAGAGATGCTATATGGGATGATTCATGCTCGTTACATTTTGACCAGCAAAGGCCTGGCTTCTATG TTAGACAAATACAAAAACTATGACTTTGGAAGATGCCCAAGAGTTTATTGTTGTGGCCAACCTTGTTTACCGGTCGGTCAGTCTGACATCCCTCGATCAAGCACCGTAAAGATATATTGCCCCAAATGTGAAGACGTTTATTACCCACGATCAAAATACCAAGGAA acataGATGGAGCATACTTTGGGACAACGTTTCCACATCTGTTCTTGATGACGTACGGGCATCTGAAGCCACAAAAGGCAGCGCAAAGCTACGTTCCAAGAGTTTTCGGGTTTAAGTTACACAAGCCGTGa